The proteins below are encoded in one region of Deinococcus metalli:
- a CDS encoding Ig-like domain-containing protein: MLHSNTLRRSALAVVAATLSIGMMACNKTTPPATNSVTAVSATAAKTTLAIGETTQATATVTVTGSAAKTVTWTSDNAAVASVNASTGLITAKTAGTANISACSTVSGFTTKCGSVKVTVSAATSTGPTAAFNVQFTAAGAPVAANFTADRGAAFNGTSGWVTEATANSATPTALPMASATRYRDPSDTANIVQGLATEKYGLVLLHCTTCSSSTEAGPAAWEYKVNPGKYDVEVSVGDADKRNTDSNYVINVEGVKVLGPVAPTAGQIVSATKTSIQVNDGFLTVDSIGGTNTKINYIKVTPSAVQ; the protein is encoded by the coding sequence ATGCTGCATTCCAACACGCTCCGCCGCTCCGCCCTCGCCGTAGTCGCCGCCACCCTCTCCATCGGCATGATGGCCTGTAACAAGACCACTCCCCCGGCTACGAACAGCGTGACCGCCGTCAGCGCCACCGCTGCCAAGACCACGCTGGCGATCGGCGAGACCACGCAGGCCACTGCCACCGTGACCGTGACTGGCAGCGCCGCCAAGACCGTCACGTGGACCTCTGACAACGCCGCGGTCGCCTCGGTCAACGCCTCGACGGGCCTGATCACCGCCAAGACCGCCGGCACCGCGAACATCTCTGCGTGCTCCACGGTTAGCGGCTTCACCACCAAGTGTGGCAGCGTCAAAGTGACCGTGTCGGCAGCCACGAGCACTGGCCCCACTGCCGCGTTCAACGTGCAATTCACAGCTGCTGGCGCGCCTGTTGCGGCCAACTTCACAGCTGATAGGGGCGCAGCATTCAACGGCACCAGCGGTTGGGTCACGGAAGCAACCGCCAACAGCGCGACTCCGACGGCCCTGCCCATGGCCTCCGCCACCCGCTACCGCGACCCCTCAGACACAGCAAACATCGTTCAGGGTCTTGCTACCGAGAAGTACGGTCTCGTCCTGCTGCACTGCACCACCTGCTCGAGCAGCACTGAAGCTGGTCCTGCCGCCTGGGAATACAAGGTCAACCCCGGCAAGTACGATGTGGAGGTCAGTGTTGGCGACGCCGACAAGCGCAACACCGACAGCAATTACGTGATCAATGTTGAAGGCGTCAAGGTGCTCGGCCCTGTCGCCCCCACCGCAGGCCAGATTGTGTCGGCCACCAAGACTTCTATTCAGGTGAACGACGGCTTCCTGACCGTAGACTCCATCGGCGGCACAAACACCAAGATCAACTACATCAAGGTGACTCCCTCCGCCGTTCAGTAA
- a CDS encoding heavy metal translocating P-type ATPase, which yields MPASPSPTAPLTYFVDGMDCASCVRKVEAMVERLPGTGDVQTSFTQQTLRVALDESRTSRATLEGNLRALGYVPTLRGQPDVAALPLPGGVPAPGRPEAAPARAWFATPAGRLVVFSGALLVLAWLLGFVHPALSTAAFVVATLVGVFPLARRAYAGARLGEPFGINTLVTLAAVGAVLIGQAAEGSVVVFLFTVGELLEGVAAGRARDGIRALTALTPRTALLVHGVHTHEVGADSLQIGQVVQVNPGARVPADGRIVQGTSSVDDSPVTGESVPVVKSVGDAVYAGSINADGVLRVQVERAAADNTIARIIHMVEEAEGSRAPTARFIDRFSRVYTPAVVLVSALVAVAPPLLLGQPWHEWLYKGLALLLIGCPCALVLSVPAAVTSAVSAGTRRGLLVKGGAALEAIGSVRTVAFDKTGTLTAGTPTVTRVRGLEMPETEVLRLAAAVESGSSHPLAAAVVAAARAATLTVPTATDARALPGRGVSATVEGRVLSVSAPAHAATLVPLAGLDADIRALEEHGHTAVVLHDETRALGLLALRDELRDDAASAVAALRALGIGAVLLTGDNERTARAVAAPLTLDVRAGLLPEDKLRLVGELPGPVAMVGDGINDAPALARADVGIAMGGGTDVALETADAALLRPRVQGVVDLVHLSRATMGNIRQNIAFALGLKAIFLVTTLLGYTNLWMAILADTGATAIVTANALRLLRWAPRSRA from the coding sequence ATGCCTGCTTCCCCGTCTCCCACAGCGCCGCTGACCTACTTCGTGGACGGCATGGACTGCGCGAGTTGCGTGCGCAAGGTCGAGGCGATGGTGGAGCGCCTGCCCGGCACGGGCGACGTGCAGACCAGCTTCACGCAGCAGACCCTGCGCGTGGCCCTGGACGAGTCGCGCACGTCCCGCGCGACTCTGGAGGGCAACCTGCGCGCCCTGGGGTACGTGCCCACCCTGCGGGGGCAGCCGGACGTGGCGGCGCTGCCCCTGCCGGGTGGAGTGCCGGCGCCCGGGCGTCCGGAGGCGGCCCCGGCGCGTGCGTGGTTCGCCACGCCGGCGGGGCGGCTGGTCGTGTTCTCCGGGGCGCTGCTGGTGCTCGCGTGGCTGCTGGGCTTCGTCCACCCGGCGCTGTCCACCGCCGCGTTCGTCGTGGCGACGCTGGTGGGCGTTTTTCCCCTGGCGCGGCGGGCGTACGCGGGCGCGCGGCTGGGCGAACCCTTCGGCATCAACACGCTGGTGACGCTCGCGGCGGTCGGCGCGGTACTGATCGGGCAGGCGGCCGAGGGCTCGGTGGTCGTGTTCCTGTTCACGGTGGGCGAACTGCTGGAGGGCGTCGCCGCGGGCCGGGCGCGCGACGGCATCCGGGCACTGACGGCCCTCACGCCGCGCACGGCGCTGCTCGTGCACGGCGTGCATACCCACGAGGTCGGCGCCGACTCGCTCCAGATCGGTCAGGTGGTGCAGGTGAATCCCGGCGCGCGGGTGCCGGCCGACGGGCGCATCGTGCAGGGAACGTCCAGTGTGGACGACAGCCCCGTGACCGGTGAGAGCGTGCCCGTCGTGAAGTCCGTGGGAGACGCCGTGTACGCCGGCAGCATCAACGCCGACGGCGTGCTGCGCGTGCAGGTCGAGCGGGCGGCCGCCGACAACACCATCGCCCGGATCATCCACATGGTCGAGGAGGCCGAGGGGAGCCGGGCACCCACGGCGCGGTTCATCGACCGCTTCAGCCGCGTGTACACGCCAGCCGTGGTGCTCGTCTCCGCGCTGGTTGCGGTGGCGCCGCCCCTGCTGCTGGGACAGCCGTGGCACGAATGGCTGTACAAGGGGCTCGCGCTGCTGCTGATCGGGTGTCCGTGCGCGCTGGTGCTGAGCGTGCCGGCCGCCGTGACCAGCGCGGTCAGCGCGGGCACCCGCCGGGGCCTGCTGGTGAAGGGCGGAGCGGCGCTGGAGGCCATCGGGAGCGTCCGCACCGTCGCCTTCGACAAGACCGGCACCCTGACCGCCGGCACCCCCACGGTGACGCGGGTGCGTGGCCTGGAGATGCCGGAGACCGAGGTGCTGCGCCTGGCCGCCGCCGTCGAGAGCGGCAGCAGCCACCCGCTGGCCGCCGCGGTCGTGGCGGCCGCCCGCGCCGCCACCCTGACGGTGCCCACCGCCACGGACGCCCGCGCGCTGCCCGGCCGGGGCGTGAGCGCCACTGTGGAGGGGCGCGTGCTGAGCGTCAGCGCGCCCGCGCACGCCGCGACCCTCGTGCCGCTGGCCGGGCTGGACGCCGACATCCGTGCCCTGGAGGAGCACGGGCACACGGCCGTTGTCCTGCACGACGAAACGCGCGCGCTGGGGCTGCTGGCCCTGCGGGACGAACTGCGCGACGACGCCGCGTCCGCCGTGGCCGCCCTGCGCGCCCTGGGCATCGGGGCGGTGCTGCTCACCGGCGACAACGAGCGCACCGCCCGGGCGGTCGCTGCCCCCCTGACGCTCGACGTGCGCGCCGGCCTGCTGCCGGAGGACAAGCTGCGGCTCGTCGGGGAGCTGCCAGGCCCGGTGGCGATGGTCGGGGACGGCATCAACGACGCGCCCGCCCTGGCCCGTGCGGACGTGGGCATCGCCATGGGCGGCGGCACGGACGTCGCGCTGGAGACCGCCGACGCCGCGCTGCTGCGCCCGCGCGTGCAGGGCGTGGTCGACCTCGTGCACCTGTCGCGCGCCACCATGGGGAACATCCGCCAGAACATCGCCTTCGCGCTGGGACTCAAGGCGATCTTCCTGGTCACCACGCTGCTGGGCTACACCAACCTGTGGATGGCGATCCTGGCGGACACCGGCGCCACGGCCATCGTCACCGCGAACGCGCTGCGGCTGCTGCGCTGGGCTCCGCGGAGCCGCGCATGA
- a CDS encoding ArsR/SmtB family transcription factor, translating to MTVADDLACEVTCTHPEAVAAARAALPDPATVDAATALLKVVADPTRFRLLGALHTGELCVCDLAVVAGISESATSHQLRLLRGHRVVASRKVGRTVYYRLLDAHVTALIESALDHVRE from the coding sequence ATGACGGTGGCCGACGACCTCGCGTGCGAGGTGACGTGCACCCATCCGGAGGCCGTCGCCGCCGCCCGCGCCGCGCTGCCGGACCCGGCCACCGTGGACGCCGCCACCGCCCTGCTGAAGGTCGTGGCCGACCCCACCCGCTTCCGGCTGCTGGGCGCGCTGCACACCGGCGAGCTGTGCGTGTGCGACCTGGCGGTGGTCGCGGGCATCAGTGAGAGCGCCACCAGCCACCAGCTCCGGCTGCTGCGTGGGCACCGCGTGGTCGCGTCCCGCAAGGTGGGCCGCACGGTGTACTACCGCCTGCTCGACGCGCACGTCACCGCTCTGATCGAGAGCGCCCTCGACCACGTCCGCGAGTAG
- a CDS encoding carbon-nitrogen hydrolase family protein gives MTSPRTLRLATAQLPVSGDARINGHNVRAAMRHAAAGGARLIHFPEGVLSGYAKNPIQDWAEVDWAVVRGELDAVTALARDLGLWVALGSAHSLTPPRWPHNSVYVISDGGEIVTRYDKRRCSYTEVTRFYTPGHAPTVFEVDGWRFGCVICVEINFPLLFIEYDRLGVDAVLLSTYPVDSIFLVKARAYAAIHNVWISVSSVTETDHLFRSGVIDPRGEIVAEVPGAHGVVIHTLDRAAPELDIALTKARPWRASVETDPRYDTRKLDDPRSTDRTCR, from the coding sequence ATGACGTCCCCCCGCACCCTTCGCCTCGCCACCGCGCAACTGCCGGTCAGCGGGGACGCCCGCATCAACGGCCACAACGTCCGCGCGGCCATGCGCCATGCCGCCGCCGGGGGCGCGCGGCTGATCCACTTTCCGGAGGGCGTGCTGTCCGGCTACGCGAAGAACCCGATCCAGGACTGGGCCGAGGTGGACTGGGCCGTGGTGCGGGGGGAACTGGACGCGGTGACCGCCCTCGCCCGCGACCTGGGCCTGTGGGTGGCGCTGGGCTCGGCGCATTCCCTGACGCCGCCGCGCTGGCCGCACAACAGCGTGTACGTGATCTCGGATGGGGGCGAGATCGTGACCCGCTACGACAAGCGGCGCTGCTCCTACACCGAGGTGACGCGCTTCTACACCCCCGGCCACGCACCCACCGTGTTCGAGGTGGACGGCTGGCGCTTTGGCTGCGTGATCTGCGTGGAGATCAACTTCCCTCTGCTGTTCATCGAGTACGACCGCCTGGGCGTGGACGCCGTGCTGCTCAGCACCTACCCCGTGGACTCGATCTTCCTGGTCAAGGCGCGGGCGTACGCCGCCATCCACAACGTCTGGATCAGCGTGTCCAGCGTGACCGAGACCGACCACCTGTTTCGTTCCGGCGTGATCGACCCGCGCGGCGAGATCGTGGCCGAGGTGCCCGGCGCGCACGGCGTCGTGATCCACACGCTCGACCGGGCCGCACCGGAGCTGGACATCGCGCTCACCAAGGCCCGGCCGTGGCGCGCGAGCGTGGAGACCGACCCCCGCTACGACACGCGGAAGCTGGACGACCCGCGCAGCACCGACCGGACGTGCCGCTGA
- a CDS encoding toxic anion resistance protein codes for MSDAPGPLTPPESMLKAPDAVPGVQPQQAPEMMPLSDEDRARLDTMARAFAEDVLTAGTHTPEFKRKLDAVHDLGLPEQRAAAQSSNRMLDRPLRATRVGALAEGSDILKGLTELRRTVEGLDPSRAPTPRRFLGMLPGGKKVQNHMDKYQSAQSHLNGILEALYRGQDELRRDNATIETEKVHLWETMQKLRQYAHVGKAVDEALTGRLAILQMTDPEKARMVSEELLFAVRQRVTDLLTQLAVSIQGYLALDLVRRNNLELIKGVDRATTTTVSALKTALMVSQALGTQQAVLGQVTALNDTTGRMIGSTAKLLREQSTEIQRQAGSATVDPQIIQNAFREVYGALDAISSYRQQALERFRDTMQVLDKEVGQAQTYLDRERQQVARELAQDLNVTPQGELKI; via the coding sequence ATGAGTGACGCCCCCGGCCCGCTGACCCCACCCGAGTCCATGCTGAAGGCGCCGGACGCCGTGCCGGGCGTGCAGCCGCAGCAGGCCCCGGAGATGATGCCGCTCTCGGACGAGGACCGCGCGCGGCTGGACACCATGGCCCGCGCCTTCGCGGAGGACGTCCTGACGGCCGGCACGCACACCCCGGAGTTCAAGCGCAAGCTGGACGCCGTGCACGACCTGGGCCTGCCCGAACAGCGCGCCGCCGCGCAGAGCAGCAACCGCATGCTCGACCGGCCGCTGCGCGCCACCCGCGTGGGCGCCCTGGCCGAGGGCAGCGACATCCTGAAGGGTCTGACCGAGCTGCGCCGCACCGTCGAGGGCCTCGACCCCAGCCGCGCGCCCACACCCCGGCGCTTCCTGGGCATGCTGCCCGGCGGGAAGAAGGTCCAGAACCACATGGACAAATACCAGAGCGCGCAGAGCCACCTGAACGGCATCCTGGAGGCGCTGTACCGCGGGCAGGACGAACTGCGCCGCGACAACGCCACCATCGAGACCGAGAAGGTGCACCTGTGGGAGACCATGCAGAAGCTCCGGCAGTATGCGCACGTCGGCAAGGCGGTGGACGAGGCCCTGACCGGCCGGCTGGCAATCCTGCAGATGACCGACCCCGAGAAGGCCCGCATGGTCAGCGAGGAACTGCTGTTCGCGGTGCGCCAGCGCGTGACCGACCTGCTGACCCAGCTCGCCGTGAGCATCCAGGGCTACCTCGCGCTCGATCTGGTGCGGCGCAACAACCTGGAACTCATCAAGGGCGTGGACCGCGCCACGACCACCACCGTCAGCGCCCTGAAGACGGCCCTGATGGTCTCGCAGGCGCTGGGCACACAGCAGGCCGTGCTGGGGCAGGTCACGGCGCTGAACGACACGACCGGCAGGATGATCGGCTCCACCGCCAAGCTGCTGCGCGAGCAGAGCACCGAGATCCAGCGCCAGGCCGGCAGCGCCACCGTCGATCCGCAGATCATCCAGAACGCCTTCCGCGAGGTCTACGGCGCGCTGGACGCCATCAGCTCGTACCGGCAGCAGGCGCTGGAGCGCTTCCGCGACACCATGCAGGTGCTGGACAAGGAGGTCGGACAGGCGCAGACCTACCTCGACCGCGAACGCCAGCAGGTCGCGCGGGAACTCGCGCAGGACCTGAACGTGACCCCGCAGGGCGAGCTGAAGATCTGA
- the gatC gene encoding Asp-tRNA(Asn)/Glu-tRNA(Gln) amidotransferase subunit GatC, with translation MIDAAQIDHLAALARLQLTPEERADMQTDLARILGYFDLLNGVDVDGVEEMQRPVSLVNVLRDDVPGEVFPRSVVEALAPEMQAGQVRVPRTVEQD, from the coding sequence ATGATTGACGCGGCGCAGATCGACCACCTGGCGGCCCTGGCCCGGCTGCAACTCACCCCCGAGGAGCGGGCGGACATGCAGACGGACCTGGCCCGCATCCTGGGCTACTTCGACCTCCTGAACGGGGTGGATGTGGACGGCGTGGAGGAGATGCAGCGCCCGGTGTCCCTGGTGAACGTGCTGCGCGACGATGTGCCCGGCGAGGTCTTCCCCCGCTCGGTGGTGGAGGCCCTGGCACCCGAGATGCAGGCCGGTCAGGTGCGCGTGCCCCGCACGGTGGAGCAGGACTGA
- the serS gene encoding serine--tRNA ligase, with the protein MLDLRFIRENAGAVKEAIRVKGVPLDLDDLLTLDRDLLGVKQRVEALQTERNANAKLVPRAAPDERPALIQKGKDLAEEIRTLEPALRAHEEQLRQLLLRVPNIPHPSVPVGRDDSDNVELRREGTLPTFDFTPLDQVELLEQQDWSDFERVARVSGSRSYLLKGEGALLEMAVQMFAMSTLAERGFTPLSTTALVRPETLVHSGHFPGDEESVYKLDGDELMLAGTAEVPVNSLYAGEQLTLEQLPMTFAAISGAFRREAGSAGRDVRGLIRVHEFRKVEQYVICRADEAEGLKWFHALLENAEAILRALELPYRVVQNCTGDMGAGKVLMYDIETWVPSEQVYRETHSCSYLGDWQARRTGLRYRDEDGKLVYAHTLNNTGIATPRILVPFLENHQQHDGTIRVPAALRPYLGGREVLGTPVH; encoded by the coding sequence ATGCTCGATCTCAGGTTCATCCGGGAAAACGCCGGCGCCGTGAAGGAGGCCATCCGCGTCAAGGGCGTGCCTCTTGATCTGGACGACCTGCTGACCCTCGACCGCGACCTGCTGGGCGTCAAGCAGCGCGTCGAGGCCCTCCAGACCGAGCGCAACGCGAACGCGAAGCTGGTGCCGCGCGCCGCGCCGGACGAGCGGCCCGCCCTGATCCAGAAGGGCAAGGACCTGGCCGAGGAGATCCGCACCCTCGAACCGGCCCTGCGGGCGCACGAGGAACAGCTGCGGCAACTGCTGCTGCGCGTGCCGAACATCCCGCACCCCAGCGTGCCGGTCGGCCGCGACGACAGCGACAATGTCGAACTGCGCCGCGAGGGGACGCTGCCCACCTTCGACTTCACGCCGCTCGATCAGGTCGAGCTGCTGGAGCAGCAGGACTGGAGCGACTTCGAGCGCGTGGCGCGCGTGTCCGGCAGCCGCAGCTACCTCCTGAAGGGCGAGGGGGCGCTGCTGGAGATGGCCGTGCAGATGTTCGCCATGAGCACGCTGGCGGAGCGGGGCTTCACGCCGCTGTCGACCACCGCGCTGGTGCGCCCCGAGACGCTGGTGCACTCCGGGCACTTCCCCGGCGACGAGGAAAGCGTGTACAAGCTCGACGGCGACGAGCTGATGCTGGCCGGCACGGCCGAGGTGCCGGTCAACAGCCTGTACGCGGGCGAACAGCTGACGCTGGAGCAGCTTCCCATGACCTTCGCGGCGATCAGCGGCGCGTTCCGGCGCGAGGCGGGTTCGGCGGGCCGCGACGTGCGGGGCCTGATCCGCGTGCACGAGTTCCGCAAGGTCGAGCAGTACGTGATCTGCCGCGCGGACGAGGCCGAGGGCCTGAAGTGGTTCCACGCGCTGCTGGAGAACGCCGAGGCGATCCTGCGGGCGCTGGAGCTGCCGTACCGCGTGGTGCAGAACTGCACCGGCGACATGGGCGCCGGCAAGGTGCTGATGTACGACATCGAGACGTGGGTGCCCAGCGAGCAGGTGTACCGCGAGACGCATTCGTGCTCGTACCTGGGCGACTGGCAGGCCCGGCGCACCGGCCTGCGCTACCGCGACGAGGACGGCAAGCTGGTGTACGCGCACACCCTGAACAACACCGGAATCGCCACGCCGCGCATCCTGGTACCGTTCCTGGAAAACCACCAGCAGCACGACGGCACCATCCGCGTGCCGGCGGCGCTGCGCCCCTACCTGGGCGGCCGCGAGGTGCTGGGCACGCCGGTGCACTGA
- a CDS encoding GGDEF domain-containing protein, whose translation MAVGYGDRELWGTDVPDLPHTLTPGQLREELRRRIYVAALLLGLAVLGFLWVIEWTRGGGLGVQGSVDLLLIAVCLLALLWLRLRWPLPAIERTLYAANTVAVTTQFALTRTGSAPDTALLIASTHLLLIANAIVGYLAFPIRVGALLSLGTYVLAVAVGMWALSGRNDPALLLTAARLHVSVATVLLLVYALAWYRSSYLKISGEHARLTRQALTDPLTGLPNRHATYAAIEGLLAQSAQGRPGSVVMLDVDHFKAVNDTHGHHAGDHVLIAVAGALRTQLHATHTPGRWGGEEFIVVLPDLDTAHAAALAERLRAHLHRTPHPGVGVVTASFGVATAEPGDDLGTLTARADRALYRAKAAGRDRVEVQSPPEGPPAMALTP comes from the coding sequence ATGGCGGTGGGGTATGGCGACCGGGAACTGTGGGGCACAGACGTCCCGGACCTTCCCCACACCCTGACGCCGGGGCAGCTCAGAGAGGAGCTGCGGCGGCGGATCTACGTGGCGGCGCTGCTCCTGGGGCTGGCGGTGCTCGGCTTCCTGTGGGTGATCGAGTGGACGCGCGGCGGCGGCCTGGGCGTGCAGGGCAGCGTGGACCTGCTGCTGATCGCGGTGTGCCTGCTGGCACTGCTGTGGTTGCGGCTGCGCTGGCCGCTGCCAGCCATCGAGCGCACGCTGTACGCCGCCAACACCGTGGCAGTCACGACGCAGTTCGCGCTGACCCGCACCGGCAGCGCGCCCGACACCGCCCTGCTGATCGCCAGCACGCACCTGCTGCTGATCGCCAACGCCATCGTCGGGTACCTCGCCTTTCCCATCCGTGTGGGCGCCCTCCTGAGCCTGGGCACCTACGTGCTGGCTGTGGCGGTGGGCATGTGGGCGCTGTCGGGCCGGAACGACCCGGCCCTGCTGCTGACGGCCGCGCGCCTGCACGTGTCGGTGGCGACCGTGCTGCTGCTGGTGTACGCGCTGGCGTGGTACCGCAGCTCGTACCTCAAGATCTCCGGCGAGCACGCCCGGCTGACCCGGCAGGCCCTGACCGATCCGCTGACAGGGCTGCCCAACCGGCACGCCACCTACGCCGCCATCGAGGGGCTCCTCGCGCAGTCGGCGCAGGGCCGACCGGGCAGCGTGGTCATGCTGGACGTGGACCACTTCAAGGCCGTGAACGACACCCACGGGCATCACGCCGGCGACCACGTGCTGATCGCCGTGGCCGGAGCGCTGCGGACCCAGCTCCACGCCACCCACACACCCGGACGGTGGGGCGGAGAGGAATTCATCGTGGTGCTGCCGGACCTGGACACGGCGCACGCGGCGGCGCTGGCCGAACGCCTGCGCGCCCACCTGCACCGCACCCCGCACCCCGGCGTGGGCGTCGTGACGGCCAGTTTCGGCGTGGCCACCGCAGAGCCCGGGGACGACCTGGGCACCCTGACGGCGCGTGCGGACCGGGCGCTGTACCGCGCCAAGGCGGCGGGACGTGACCGCGTGGAGGTGCAGTCGCCGCCGGAGGGCCCACCGGCCATGGCCCTTACCCCGTGA
- a CDS encoding ComF family protein, which translates to MSDVYGALGGWLRRLLPQPCPGCGAQLGAERGLCRACRAGLRPHIESHSPLRAQAQPHLVTLGTYHGVRRRAVRALKFAGARDLAGVLGSALADGVPATWGVVAVVPVPLHASRQRQRGFNQAALLGRAMAARLGVPCVDALVRTRATGQQAKQHAAGRDAMHGAFRARPGALPAGPVVLVDDVLTSGSTMRACQQALLDVGAAEVYAAVVAR; encoded by the coding sequence GTGAGTGACGTGTACGGCGCGCTGGGCGGCTGGCTGCGCAGGCTGCTGCCACAGCCCTGTCCCGGCTGCGGCGCCCAGCTCGGCGCCGAACGTGGCCTGTGCCGGGCGTGCCGGGCTGGCCTGCGCCCGCACATCGAGAGCCACAGTCCGCTGCGCGCACAGGCGCAGCCGCACCTCGTCACGCTGGGCACGTACCACGGCGTGCGCCGCCGCGCCGTCCGGGCGCTGAAGTTTGCCGGAGCCCGGGACCTCGCCGGCGTGCTGGGCTCCGCCCTCGCGGACGGTGTGCCGGCCACGTGGGGTGTCGTGGCCGTCGTGCCGGTGCCGCTGCACGCCTCGCGCCAGCGCCAGCGCGGCTTCAACCAGGCGGCGCTGCTGGGCAGGGCGATGGCCGCGCGGCTGGGCGTGCCCTGCGTGGACGCGCTGGTCCGCACGCGCGCCACAGGGCAGCAGGCAAAACAGCACGCCGCCGGGCGGGACGCCATGCACGGCGCCTTCCGCGCGCGGCCCGGCGCGCTTCCGGCAGGCCCCGTGGTGCTGGTGGATGACGTGCTCACGTCCGGCAGCACCATGCGTGCGTGCCAGCAGGCGCTGCTGGACGTGGGCGCCGCCGAGGTCTACGCGGCCGTCGTCGCCCGCTGA
- a CDS encoding methylglyoxal synthase produces the protein MTSGADSKRQVALIAHDKKKLELAMFALGHREVLRQFHLVATGTTGGILAKQTGLEVERVLSGPLGGDQQIGARLAEERVLAVFFFRDPLTAQPHEPDVSALVRLCDVHDVPLATNPSSAEALMLWLRQQGVN, from the coding sequence ATGACGTCCGGCGCTGACAGCAAACGGCAGGTGGCCCTGATCGCCCACGACAAGAAGAAGCTGGAACTCGCGATGTTCGCCCTGGGCCACCGCGAGGTGCTGCGGCAGTTTCATCTGGTGGCGACCGGCACCACCGGCGGCATTCTCGCCAAGCAGACGGGTCTGGAGGTCGAGCGGGTGCTGTCCGGCCCGCTGGGCGGCGACCAGCAGATCGGCGCACGGCTGGCCGAGGAGCGCGTGCTGGCCGTGTTCTTCTTCCGCGATCCCCTGACCGCCCAGCCGCACGAGCCGGACGTGAGCGCCCTGGTGCGCCTGTGCGACGTGCACGACGTTCCCCTGGCCACGAATCCCTCGAGTGCCGAGGCACTGATGCTGTGGCTGCGCCAGCAGGGCGTGAACTGA
- a CDS encoding DUF1206 domain-containing protein — protein MTDLKRAGQQLQGHVQDAARTATHHAAPALEALARVGYASKGVVYGMLGFLALSVAVGRGGATTDTQGALLRLQDLPGGSALMWLLVVGLVGYALWQLLRALLDPEHHGTKPGALVKRTGYLLSGGANVALAVFAARVALYGGARHSTGGTASAAETVLRVPGGQLLLGLVAVALFALAGSQLYTAYGAKFMKRMAFTDLGARYQGTLKRVGQVGIASRGVLSAIIGGFVLAAAWRHSAGTVVGVSGALTWLHGQPAGKFLLGAVALGTLCYGVWCAVQAVYRRIRVEG, from the coding sequence GTGACCGATCTCAAGCGAGCCGGGCAGCAGCTCCAGGGACACGTCCAGGACGCCGCCCGCACTGCCACGCACCATGCCGCGCCAGCGCTGGAGGCCCTGGCCCGCGTCGGATATGCCAGCAAGGGCGTGGTCTACGGCATGCTGGGCTTCCTGGCCCTGAGCGTGGCGGTGGGGCGCGGCGGCGCGACCACCGACACGCAGGGCGCGCTGCTGCGCCTCCAGGACCTGCCGGGCGGCAGCGCGCTGATGTGGCTGCTGGTCGTGGGGCTCGTGGGGTACGCGCTGTGGCAGTTGCTGCGCGCGCTCCTCGACCCGGAACACCATGGCACGAAGCCCGGCGCGCTGGTCAAACGCACCGGATACCTGCTGAGTGGCGGCGCGAACGTCGCGCTGGCCGTGTTCGCCGCACGGGTGGCGCTGTACGGCGGCGCGCGGCACTCCACTGGCGGCACGGCCAGCGCCGCCGAGACCGTGCTGCGCGTGCCGGGCGGGCAGTTGCTGCTGGGGCTGGTGGCTGTGGCGCTCTTCGCGCTGGCGGGCAGCCAGCTGTACACCGCGTACGGCGCGAAGTTCATGAAGCGCATGGCCTTCACGGACCTTGGCGCGCGGTATCAGGGCACCCTCAAGCGTGTTGGGCAGGTGGGCATCGCGTCGCGCGGGGTGCTGAGCGCGATCATCGGGGGCTTCGTGCTGGCGGCCGCGTGGCGGCACTCGGCGGGCACGGTCGTCGGCGTGTCCGGCGCGCTGACGTGGCTGCACGGGCAGCCGGCCGGCAAGTTCCTGCTGGGGGCCGTGGCGCTGGGCACGCTGTGCTACGGCGTGTGGTGCGCGGTGCAGGCCGTGTACCGCCGTATCCGCGTGGAGGGCTGA